In the Gymnogyps californianus isolate 813 chromosome 3, ASM1813914v2, whole genome shotgun sequence genome, one interval contains:
- the TFB2M gene encoding dimethyladenosine transferase 2, mitochondrial, translating into MLAGRAPPGAAGCRRLLAAALAAGLRPLLCGLPLCWVTARRAAGQWPSPGLRVPEAAEAERLVHQVQRPGVPLRRFIACPQLARTVQRCLQSGASPGPQPVLLECAPGPGILTRTLLNAGVRVVALESNSAFLPNLQSLENSLDGQLKVVYGDFFRLDPLVTGTVKPPAMCSDKLFETMGVAAVPWRADVPVKVFGILPQKKERNILWRLLFALYECSSIYRYGRVELNIFISEKEYKVLTAKAGEARAYQALTVLWQVGCEIQLLHMEPWSSFVTNLKNGGLAVPKSTWLPNDHLCLVRLTPQQNLFTGGLKPTNSATFIFMVKQCLAKPRSRLTDRLNSWSLDNGGKLLRQLEIPKNAETRNLYPEDYRRLFEALQNSNMFTETWFHDEVLDSIRNINL; encoded by the exons ATGCTCGCAggccgggccccgccgggcgCTGCGGGCTGCCGCCGTCTCCTGGCGGCGGCTctggcggcggggctgcggccgcTGCTGTGCGGGCTGCCGCTGTGCTGGGTGACGGCGAGGCGGGCGGCAGGGCAGTGGCCGAGCCCGGGCCTGCGGGTGCCGGAGGCGGCGGAGGCAGAACGGCTGGTGCATCAGGTGCAGCGGCCCGGCGTGCCGCTCCGCCGCTTCATCGCCTGCCCGCAGCTGGCGCGCACCGTGCAGCGCTGCCTGCAGAGCGgagccagccccggcccccagcCCGTCCTGCTCGAGTGCGCGCCCG GTCCTGGAATCTTGACTCGAACTCTGCTCAATGCAGGTGTTAGAGTGGTAGCTCTAGAAAGTaactcagcttttcttccaaactTACAG TCCCTAGAGAATAGCCTGGATGGACAATTAAAGGTAGTTTACGGTGACTTCTTCAGACTGGATCCTTTGGTGACTGGAACGGTGAAACCACCTGCTATGTGTTCTGACAAACTTTTTGAAACCATGGGTGTAGCAGCAGTTCCTTGGAGGGCAG ATGTACCTGTGAAAGTTTTTGGAATCTTaccacaaaaaaaggaaaggaacataCTTTGGAGGCTTCTTTTTGCCCTGTATGAATGCAGTTCCATATACAGATATGGAAGAGTAGAACTCAACATCTTTATAAGTGAAAAAGAGTACAAG GTATTAACAGCAAAGGCTGGGGAAGCGAGGGCTTACCAAGCACTTACTGTACTTTGGCAAGTAGGATGTGAAATTCAGCTACTGCACATG GAACCTTGGTCGTCATTTGTAACTAATTTGAAAAATGGGGGACTGGCAGTACCAAAAAGCACG tgGCTGCCAAATGACCATTTATGTTTGGTACGACTGACTCCTCAGCAAAATCTATTTACAGGAGGCTTGAAGCCCACAAATTCAGCTACCTTTATTTTCATGGTGAAACAGTGTCTTGCTAAACCTAGGTCTAGACTTACTGATAGATTGAA ttcaTGGAGCTTGGACAATGGTGGCAAATTACTGAGACAGCTAGAAATTccaaaaaatgctgaaacacGTAACTTATACCCAGAAGACTATAGGCGTCTTTTTGAGGCTTTGCAAAACTCTAATATGTTTACTGAAACTTGGTTCCATGATGAAGTCTTGGATAGCATAAGGAACATAAACTTATAA